The Terracoccus luteus genome includes a region encoding these proteins:
- a CDS encoding NAD-dependent malic enzyme — MSESIQRARATTASYSITIRIHAGTDPAVIGALAMKVADGGGITTALDIVDSQPDRLVIDLTCSASDADHASEIVESVETLEGVRVHKVSDRVFLLHLGGKISVESKVQIRNRQDLAMAYTPGVGRVSQALFEHPEDVPRLTIKGNSVAVVTDGSAVLGLGNIGPQAALPVMEGKAALFKRFADIDAWPICLDTTDVDEIVRTVELIAPGFGGINLEDIAAPRCFEVEAKLRERLSIPVFHDDQHGTAIVVLAALTNALRCVDKQLAAAKIVVSGGGAAGSAIVQLLLAAGAVDVTVSDRHGLLNREDADLTPAWAELAAKTNPRGLSGSLRDGLQGADVFIGVSAPRILQPEWIDEMAEKRIVFALANPDPEVDIYEATQRATVVASGRSDYPNQINNVLAFPGVFRGLLDARASDVTTEMLIKAAEAIASVVTDEQLNPNYIIPSVFQRDMSKTVAKAIVDCVPKAPSSKSSATSAVADEDAVHDAADAAADATRA; from the coding sequence GTGTCAGAGTCGATCCAGCGCGCCAGGGCCACCACCGCCTCCTACTCGATCACGATCCGCATCCACGCGGGCACGGACCCGGCGGTGATCGGCGCCCTCGCGATGAAGGTGGCCGACGGCGGCGGCATCACGACCGCCCTCGACATCGTCGACTCGCAGCCGGACCGTCTCGTCATCGACCTCACGTGCTCGGCGAGCGACGCCGACCACGCGAGCGAGATCGTCGAGTCGGTCGAGACGCTCGAGGGCGTGCGGGTGCACAAGGTCAGCGACCGCGTCTTCCTGCTGCACCTCGGCGGCAAGATCAGCGTCGAGAGCAAGGTGCAGATCCGCAACCGCCAGGACCTCGCCATGGCCTACACGCCCGGCGTCGGCCGCGTCAGCCAGGCCCTCTTCGAGCACCCCGAGGACGTCCCGCGCCTGACCATCAAGGGCAACTCCGTCGCCGTCGTCACCGACGGCTCGGCCGTGCTCGGCCTCGGCAACATCGGGCCGCAGGCCGCCCTGCCGGTCATGGAGGGCAAGGCCGCGCTCTTCAAGCGCTTCGCCGACATCGACGCGTGGCCGATCTGCCTCGACACGACCGACGTCGACGAGATCGTGCGCACCGTCGAGCTCATCGCGCCCGGCTTCGGCGGCATCAACCTCGAGGACATCGCGGCCCCCCGCTGCTTCGAGGTCGAGGCCAAGCTGCGCGAGCGCCTGTCGATCCCCGTCTTCCACGACGACCAGCACGGCACGGCCATCGTCGTGCTCGCCGCCCTCACCAACGCGCTGCGCTGCGTCGACAAGCAGCTCGCCGCGGCCAAGATCGTCGTCTCCGGCGGTGGCGCCGCCGGGTCGGCCATCGTGCAGCTGCTGCTCGCGGCCGGGGCCGTGGACGTCACCGTGAGCGACCGCCACGGGCTGCTCAACCGCGAGGACGCCGACCTGACCCCGGCGTGGGCCGAGCTGGCCGCCAAGACCAATCCCCGCGGCCTCTCCGGCTCGCTGCGCGACGGCCTGCAGGGTGCCGACGTCTTCATCGGCGTCAGCGCACCGCGCATCCTGCAGCCCGAGTGGATCGACGAGATGGCCGAGAAGCGCATTGTCTTCGCCCTGGCCAACCCCGACCCCGAGGTCGACATCTACGAGGCGACCCAGCGGGCCACCGTCGTCGCGTCGGGCCGCAGCGACTACCCGAACCAGATCAACAACGTCCTCGCCTTCCCCGGCGTCTTCCGCGGTCTGCTCGACGCGCGCGCGAGCGACGTCACGACCGAGATGCTCATCAAGGCGGCGGAGGCCATCGCGTCGGTCGTCACCGACGAGCAGCTCAACCCGAACTACATCATCCCCAGCGTCTTCCAGCGCGACATGAGCAAGACCGTCGCCAAGGCCATCGTCGACTGCGTGCCGAAGGCCCCTTCGTCGAAGTCGTCGGCCACGAGCGCCGTCGCCGACGAGGATGCCGTGCACGACGCCGCCGACGCGGCGGCCGACGCCACGCGCGCCTGA